In Daucus carota subsp. sativus chromosome 4, DH1 v3.0, whole genome shotgun sequence, one DNA window encodes the following:
- the LOC108216256 gene encoding large ribosomal subunit protein eL36y gives MAPKQPNTGLFVGLNKGHIVTKKELAPRPSDRKGKTSKRTHFVRNLIREVAGFAPYEKRITELLKVGKDKRALKVAKRKLGTHKRAKKKREEMSNVLRKMRAGGGTEKKK, from the exons ATGGCTCCAAAACAGCCAAATACCGGACTCTTTGTCGGTCTGAACAAAGGACACATTGTAACAAAGAAGGAGCTGGCCCCTCGTCCATCTGACAGGAAAGGA AAAACCAGCAAAAGAACTCACTTTGTGAGGAACCTGATCAGAGAAGTTGCTGGCTTTGCTCCTTACGAGAAGCGAATTACTGAACTTCTAAAGGTTGGAAAGGACAAGCGTGCACTGAAAGTGGCCAAGAGAAAGTTGGGTACGCACAAGAGGGCAAAGAAGAAGAGAGAGGAGATGTCTAATGTTCTCCGTAAAATGAG GGCTGGAGGGGGTACTGAGAAGAAGAAGTGA